A part of Bacillus rossius redtenbacheri isolate Brsri chromosome 1, Brsri_v3, whole genome shotgun sequence genomic DNA contains:
- the LOC134527192 gene encoding zinc finger BED domain-containing protein 4-like yields the protein MSSEVWKYFVIDRQNSGYAICQICKCTISRGGKSKTTTNMKKHLENKHGSYVHETKKQRLHSSELSEIEENEIDDSSAQNCSSETTLPLSSNSDVRPTATDSSRGSGSVSPRHAEKVGQTNISSRTPNQYRLTPKSQYQPTLQSFIDKTAQFKSTDPRAKSITQHKGRMMCLDNRPFSMVEDRGFTEFVKFLEPRYVLPSRKHFSNTVVPHMYQECRENVNKKLDEAEHVSLTTDMWTSTANDDYLGLTVNFVDSNFVLQHLNIGVIPFPELSHTGNNLCNFITETLEEWKLQSKVVAIVRDNARNITAGLESSEYEHLPCLAHTLQLVVKEGLLNNKNVNNLIANGRRIVGHFKHSCKATKELKKAQATLKMKKHKLIQDEPTRWNSSLHMLQRLLEQKQSVSLASATLQLPVTFSSAEWNLMTNIVNLLSIFNHATLAVSTQCVTASEVIPIINSSTEELRKPAPTGSGVQGIKNDMLAAITLKYSDVEENMLYAVATLLDPRFKHHVFVQDGNVTKAKVFLIEEARKTICLKQPETESVPQTSSQAMESHGMWTFYSNIMKTAPSVSHIASVEDEINVYLEEPIQNSSTNVFQYWKENTKYPCLKKLSKKFLCIPPSTVHSERLFSTAGLIVDQKRNRLDPERVKMLVFLNKNL from the exons ATGTCTAGTGAAGTGTGGAAATACTTTGTCATCGACCGACAAAATTCTGGCTACGCAATATGTCAAATCTGTAAATGTACAATCTCACGTGGCGGTAAATCTAAAActacaacaaacatgaaaaaacatcTCGAAAACAAGCATGGGAGTTACGTTCATGAGACGAAGAAACAAAGGCTACATTCATCGGAATTGAGCGAgattgaagaaaatgaaatagatGATAGTTCAGCACAAAATTGTTCTTCAGAGACAACCTTGCCATTGTCATCAAATTCAGATGTTAGGCCTACTGCTACTGATTCATCGAGAGGCAGCGGTTCAGTGTCCCCGAGGCATGCTGAGAAAGTTGGCCAAACGAATATTTCATCAAGAACACCAAACCAGTATAGGCTAACTCCTAAAAGTCAATACCAGCCTACATTACAATCATTTATTGATAAAACTGCACAATTCAAGTCCACTGATCCTCGTGCAAAATCAATAACTCAGCACAAAGGTAGAATGATGTGCTTAGACAATCGTCCTTTTAGCATGGTTGAAGACAGAGGATTCACAGAATTTGTCAAATTCCTTGAGCCTAGGTATGTTTTGCCCagcagaaaacatttttcaaatactgTTGTACCACACATGTACCAAGAATGTAGGGAAAATGTGAACAAAAAGTTGGACGAAGCTGAACATGTGAGTCTTACAACAGATATGTGGACTTCAACAGCCAATGACGATTATCTTGGTCTAACTGTGAATTTTGTTGATTCCAATTTTGTCTTGCAACACCTCAACATTGGGGTTATTCCCTTTCCTGAATTATCTCACACAgggaacaatttgtgcaattttatcacagaaacacttgaagaatggAAGCTGCAATCTAAAGTTGTTGCCATTGTAAGAGACAATGCCAGGAACATAACTGCTGGCCTAGAATCATCCGAATATGAACATCTGCCATGCCTAGCACATACCCTGCAGCTTGTTGTAAAGGAAGGGCTACTGAACAACAAGAATGTAAATAATCTGATTGCCAACGGTCGTCGCATAGTTGGCCATTTCAAACATTCTTGTAAGGCGACAAAAGAGTTAAAGAAGGCTCAAGCCACGCTGAAAATGAAAAAACATAAACTTATCCAGGATGAACCAACGCGTTGGAATTCATCTCTCCATATGCTACAGCGCTTACTTGAGCAAAAACAGTCTGTTTCTTTAGCATCAGCAACTCTGCAGTTACCTGTGACTTTTTCATCAGCAGAATGGAACCTGATGACAAATATAGTAAACCTTTTAAGTATTTTCAACCATGCAACATTGGCTGTAAGTACTCAGTGTGTGACAGCCTCAGAAGTCATACCTATAATCAACAGTTCTACTGAAGAGCTAAGGAaaccagcacctactggatcaggtgtacagggcaTCAAAAATGATATGCTTGCTGCCATAACTTTGAAGTATTCTGATGTTGAAGAGAATATGTTGTACGCAGTTGCAACATTACTGGACCCACGATTTAAACACCATGTTTTTGTGCAGGACGGTAATGTCACAAAAGCGAAAGTTTTTTTGATTGAAGAAGCAAGAAAAACTATCTGTTTGAAACAACCTGAAACTGAG TCTGTGCCGCAAACATCCAGCCAAGCAATGGAAAGCCATGGTATGTGGACATTTTACTCAAACATAATGAAGACTGCCCCAAGTGTAAGCCACATCGCATCAGTTGAAGATGAGATTAATGTTTACTTGGAAGAACCTATTCAAAATTCAAGTACCAACGTTTTCCAGTATTGGAAAGAAAATACCAAGTAcccatgtttaaaaaaactgtcaaagaaATTTCTTTGCATTCCACCTTCAACTGTACATTCCGAGCGATTATTCAGCACTGCAGGACTGATTGTTGATCAGAAACGGAACCGTTTAGATCCTGAACGAGTcaaaatgttggtttttttaaataagaatttgtGA